The DNA segment GCAGCGCACTGCGAAACAGGGGCGTTCAACCCCTGCTCGACGCGATGATCCGCTATTTACCCTCTCCCCTCGATATCGGCGAGACCCCGGGTGTTCATCCGGAGAATGGTGAACCGGAGCTACGCACTCCCAGTATTGACGCCCCGCTCTCTGCACTCCTGTTCAAGACCGTCACCGATCCCTATGCAGGTCGTCTCTGTTACGTGCGGGTCTACTCCGGCAGCTTGCAATCGGGTGCCATGGTGCTCAACCCCCGCCACAAGCGAAACCAGCGCATTGGACGCCTGGAGCGGATGTATGCCGAGCGCCGGGAGGATATACAGGCCATTCAAGCCGGGGATATCGCCGCCCTGTTGGGAATGAAGGATGCGATAACCGGCGACACACTTTGCGATCCCAAGCATCCATTACTCCTGGAATCGATCAGCTTTCCCGAACCAGTCATCAAGATCACAGTGGCGCCGATCACTGCGCAGGATAATGACCGCCTGGCGGATGCATTGCACCACCTTGCGGAAGACGATCCCACCTTCAGAGCGGAAACCGATGATGAGACCGGACAGACGATTCTCTCGGGTATGGGGGAACTTCATCTCGAGGTAGTGCTGGATAGATTGAAACGAGAGCAAGGCGTCAATGTACGAACCGGACAGCCCAAGGTTGCCTATAAGGAGACCATCACTCAACCAGCAATGGGTGTTGAAGGTCGATTTGTCAGGCAGACCGGGGGGCATGGACAGTATGGCCATGTTGTGATCGATATAACGCCGGGGGAGACCGGGTCAGGCCTGCTTTTCGAAAACCGCATCAGCGCTGGCGCTATACCAGCCGCTTATATCCCGGCGGTGGAGAAGGGCATCCACGAGGCGGCCCGAAGCGGTGTCATCGGCGGTTATCCCGTTACCGACATCAAAGTGATATTGATCGACGGTTCCGAACACAGCGTGGACTCCAATCAAATGGCCTACCAGATTGCCGCAGGCATGGCGCTACGCAGCGGCTTGGAGCAAGGAGTACCGGTATTGCTGGAACCGATCGTACGATCCGAGGTGCTCACACCGGAAGAACACCTGGGCGATGTGCTGGCACAACTGGCCAATCGACGCGCTGAAATAGATGGCGTCTCGG comes from the Candidatus Thiodiazotropha sp. CDECU1 genome and includes:
- the fusA gene encoding elongation factor G, which gives rise to MTAKAVPIERVRNIGLIAHIDAGKTTTTERILYYAGRTHQLGSVDSGTTVTDWMDQERERGITIVDAAVSAFWDDHQINLIDTPGHIDFTAEVQRALRVLDGAVVVFDASQGVEPQSETVWRQADRYRVPRLCFINKMDRVGADFEHALKTIRDQLGANPVPLQLPLGAEAEFAGVIDLIRMQLIRWRDELGAHREYEEIPRQHLADAQAARTSMIEQIAEVDDTLLSIWLEGGDTDEEMIHAALRRATLSNGIVPVLCGSALRNRGVQPLLDAMIRYLPSPLDIGETPGVHPENGEPELRTPSIDAPLSALLFKTVTDPYAGRLCYVRVYSGSLQSGAMVLNPRHKRNQRIGRLERMYAERREDIQAIQAGDIAALLGMKDAITGDTLCDPKHPLLLESISFPEPVIKITVAPITAQDNDRLADALHHLAEDDPTFRAETDDETGQTILSGMGELHLEVVLDRLKREQGVNVRTGQPKVAYKETITQPAMGVEGRFVRQTGGHGQYGHVVIDITPGETGSGLLFENRISAGAIPAAYIPAVEKGIHEAARSGVIGGYPVTDIKVILIDGSEHSVDSNQMAYQIAAGMALRSGLEQGVPVLLEPIVRSEVLTPEEHLGDVLAQLANRRAEIDGVSDRPGQIKAIRNQVPLSEMFGYATELRSATHGRGSFTMEIDHFAAVPAAIMKALGR